A window of Neisseria canis contains these coding sequences:
- a CDS encoding CsbD family protein: MNWDQIEGKWDQFVGKAKEKWGKLTDDDWKVAEGKRDQLAGKIQERYGYTKEQAEKELDDWMNSN, translated from the coding sequence ATGAACTGGGATCAAATCGAAGGTAAATGGGATCAATTTGTCGGTAAAGCAAAAGAAAAATGGGGCAAATTAACCGATGACGATTGGAAAGTAGCTGAAGGCAAACGCGACCAATTGGCCGGCAAAATCCAAGAGCGTTACGGCTACACTAAAGAGCAAGCCGAAAAAGAGTTGGACGATTGGATGAACAGCAACTAA
- the polA gene encoding DNA polymerase I: MTQQTLLLVDGSSYLYRAFHAMAPLTAPDGTPTGALYGVLNMLRRLRADYVHDYCAVVFDAKGENFRHKMYPDYKATRPPMPDELRPQAEMLPELVRLMGWPVLIVPDVEADDVIGTLAKQGEEAGWNVVISTGDKDMAQLVSEHVTLVNTMSNEKLDIEGVKNKFGVRPDQIIDYLTLIGDKVDNVPGVDKCGPKTAVKWLDQYGTLQNVMNHASEIKGKVGENLQAALPQLPLSYQLVTIKTDVDLHGDLSDGLESLRRTTPKWSQLAVEFKRLNFRTWLKEAEERMHEGNGDLFGAAHIGEQAALAAERPSEKEIGIAQAPETLDYQAVTTESQFAALLSKLSQADTIGIDTETTSLNPMEAQLVGISIAFKAGEAVYIPLGHTPTAAPEQLDLQDALGRLKPHLENACLKKIGQNLKYDQHIFTNYGIALNGIAGDAMLASYIIESHLGHGLDELSQRWLGLPTITYESLCGKGAKQISFADVGLEQATEYAAQDADFALRIEGWLKAQMDEKQLEMYQNMELPVAQVLFDMERNGVLIDKNELAQQSHELGTQLLALEQQAYEATGQPFNLNSPKQLQEILFDKMGIPTKGLKKTASGGISTNEAVLEQLAPDYPLPKIILQNRGLAKLKSTYTDKLPEMINPHTGRVHTTYAQAVAITGRLASNNPNLQNIPIRTEEGRRVRRAFTAPAGSVIVSADYSQIELRIMAHLSGDKTLIEAFKNGEDIHRRTAAEVFGVAQESVSSEQRRYAKTINFGLIYGMGQYGLAKSLGIDNLSAKNFIDRYFARYPGVADYMQRTKEQAAAQGYVETLFGRRLYLPDIHNKNANARAGAERAAINAPMQGTASDLIKRAMIAVRNWLVSDGLQSKLIMQVHDELVLEVPESELDLVKTKLPEIMAGIADGMLGVPLVAEVGAGENWEEAH; this comes from the coding sequence ATGACCCAGCAAACCCTCCTCCTCGTCGACGGCTCTTCCTATCTCTACCGCGCGTTTCACGCCATGGCACCGCTTACCGCACCCGACGGCACGCCCACCGGCGCGTTGTACGGCGTACTCAACATGCTGCGCCGCCTGCGTGCCGATTATGTGCACGACTATTGCGCGGTGGTGTTTGATGCCAAGGGCGAAAACTTCCGCCACAAGATGTATCCCGACTACAAAGCCACGCGCCCGCCGATGCCCGACGAACTGCGCCCGCAAGCCGAAATGCTGCCTGAACTGGTGCGGCTGATGGGCTGGCCGGTGTTGATTGTGCCGGATGTGGAAGCCGACGACGTAATCGGCACGCTGGCCAAGCAAGGCGAGGAAGCGGGCTGGAACGTGGTGATTTCCACCGGTGATAAGGATATGGCGCAGCTGGTGTCCGAGCACGTTACCCTCGTCAACACCATGAGCAACGAAAAGCTCGACATCGAAGGCGTGAAAAACAAATTCGGCGTGCGCCCCGACCAAATCATTGATTATTTAACCTTAATCGGCGATAAAGTGGACAACGTGCCGGGCGTGGACAAATGCGGCCCCAAAACCGCCGTGAAATGGCTTGACCAATACGGCACGCTGCAAAACGTGATGAACCATGCGTCTGAAATCAAAGGCAAAGTCGGCGAAAACCTGCAAGCCGCGCTGCCGCAACTGCCCCTGTCTTACCAACTCGTTACCATCAAAACCGATGTGGACTTGCACGGCGATCTTTCAGACGGCCTCGAAAGCCTGCGCCGCACCACGCCGAAATGGTCGCAACTGGCGGTGGAGTTTAAACGCCTCAATTTCCGCACTTGGCTGAAAGAAGCCGAAGAGCGCATGCACGAAGGCAACGGCGATTTGTTCGGCGCGGCACATATCGGCGAACAGGCTGCGCTTGCTGCCGAGAGGCCGTCTGAAAAGGAAATCGGCATCGCCCAAGCCCCTGAAACGCTGGATTATCAAGCCGTTACCACCGAAAGCCAATTCGCCGCCCTGTTGAGCAAATTGTCGCAAGCCGACACCATCGGCATCGACACCGAAACTACCAGCCTCAACCCGATGGAAGCGCAACTCGTCGGCATCAGCATTGCTTTCAAAGCAGGCGAAGCCGTGTATATCCCGCTCGGCCACACACCCACCGCCGCGCCCGAACAGCTTGATTTGCAGGACGCATTAGGCCGCCTGAAACCCCATTTGGAGAATGCCTGTCTGAAAAAAATCGGCCAAAACCTCAAATACGACCAACACATTTTCACCAACTACGGCATTGCCCTGAACGGCATTGCCGGCGACGCCATGCTTGCGTCTTACATTATCGAAAGCCACTTGGGGCACGGCCTCGACGAACTTTCCCAACGCTGGCTCGGCCTGCCCACCATCACCTACGAATCCCTGTGCGGCAAAGGCGCCAAGCAGATTTCGTTTGCCGATGTCGGCCTCGAACAAGCCACCGAATACGCTGCCCAAGATGCCGATTTCGCCCTGCGTATCGAAGGCTGGCTGAAAGCACAAATGGACGAAAAACAGCTGGAAATGTATCAAAACATGGAGCTGCCCGTGGCCCAAGTGCTGTTTGACATGGAGCGCAACGGCGTACTTATCGACAAAAACGAACTCGCCCAACAAAGCCACGAACTCGGCACCCAACTGCTGGCGCTGGAGCAGCAGGCTTATGAAGCCACAGGCCAGCCCTTCAACCTCAACTCGCCCAAACAACTGCAAGAAATCCTGTTCGACAAAATGGGCATTCCCACCAAAGGGCTGAAAAAAACCGCGTCCGGTGGTATTTCCACCAACGAAGCCGTGCTCGAACAACTCGCGCCCGACTACCCGCTGCCCAAAATCATCTTACAAAACCGCGGTTTGGCCAAACTCAAGTCCACCTACACCGACAAACTGCCCGAAATGATCAACCCGCACACCGGCCGTGTGCACACCACTTACGCCCAAGCCGTCGCCATTACCGGGCGGCTGGCCAGCAACAACCCCAACCTGCAAAACATCCCCATCCGCACCGAAGAAGGCCGCCGCGTGCGCCGCGCCTTTACCGCCCCCGCAGGCAGCGTAATCGTGTCCGCCGACTATTCCCAAATCGAACTGCGCATCATGGCACATTTAAGCGGCGACAAAACCCTGATCGAAGCCTTTAAAAACGGCGAAGACATCCACCGCCGCACCGCCGCCGAAGTGTTCGGCGTCGCACAAGAGAGCGTGAGCAGCGAACAGCGCCGCTACGCCAAAACCATCAACTTCGGCCTCATCTACGGCATGGGCCAATACGGCCTTGCCAAATCACTGGGCATCGACAACCTTTCCGCCAAAAACTTCATCGACCGCTACTTCGCCCGCTACCCCGGCGTGGCCGACTACATGCAACGCACCAAAGAACAAGCCGCCGCCCAAGGCTACGTAGAAACCCTGTTCGGCCGCCGCCTCTACCTGCCCGACATCCACAACAAAAACGCCAACGCCCGCGCCGGAGCCGAACGCGCCGCCATCAACGCCCCCATGCAAGGCACCGCCTCCGACCTCATCAAACGCGCCATGATCGCCGTCCGCAACTGGCTCGTTTCAGACGGCCTCCAAAGCAAACTCATCATGCAGGTGCATGATGAATTGGTGCTGGAAGTGCCCGAATCGGAACTGGATTTAGTGAAAACCAAACTTCCCGAGATTATGGCCGGCATAGCCGACGGCATGCTGGGCGTGCCGTTGGTGGCGGAAGTGGGCGCGGGGGAGAATTGGGAAGAGGCGCATTAG